The nucleotide sequence GGTGTTGGCTTCGGTGGATCTGGAGTTGGTGTTGGCGTTGGATCCGGCGTTGGTGTTGGCGTCGGCGTTGGATCCGGTGTTGGCGTCACCGGAGGAGTCGTTTCTGTTGGCTTTTCCACCCGGGTCACACCACTCGTCTTAACCCAGCCACTCAATTGTGGGTGCGTTAAATTGCGAACGTAGAAATATCCGGTCTGTTCACGGGTCATCATTACTGCATTGGTAACCCGCAATTCATCATCTTGATAATTTGTAGTGTTATTCAATATCCGTTTTGCCTTATACTGAGCATTCTTTGGATAGTTCCAAACTGATTGGCCAACATTGTAGTGATAAGTTGCCCCGCCAATTCCAGCTCCCTCAGGAGTGGCAATTGACATTGTTGTACTGGCACGCTTAACTCCGCCAGCAAATACCTTTTTGGTTTTGCCACCGTAGATCCAGCCACGATACTTTTGGTCAAAGGAAAAAACTTTATAGTACACACTCTTTCGTGAAGTTGTCGCCATCTTATAAATCCTAAAGTACTTAGCTGAACTCTTGGCACTTCTCAACTTCTTCATTGTGGTGACGGTCGCTTTCTTCTTAGCACCCCGGAGAGTTCCGGCAATATTATATAAAGCATTCTTCCCTGTTGGAACAACATTTCTTTTAGTTCCATGGATCTCGGTCAGGTAGCGATTAGAAGTTACCTTGACTCGGGATTTTGCTTGGGCATCTGTTAAATTACACGCTGCAGTCACTCCCAATGCAACTAACGGGAGTAATAATAGGTGAGTTTTGAGCTTCATCATTAAAACCTCCTTAACAAAAAAAGAATCAACTATCCACATTTATAGTAACAAATATGCATAGTTGATTCATTTTTGAAGATTAGTATTTAACTGTCTTAAGCTCACTGACTGTTCGGTTGATGTTATCACTTTGGGCAATCACTGAAATTACAGAAACGCCGGCCACACCTGTCCCTGCCAATTCTGTAACGTTATCTTCGGTAATCCCACCAATAGCAACGACTGGATAGTCACTCAGCTTAACCAATTTGGCAATTTCTTCTGGGCCAATCACCGGATCAGCATCTGCTTTAGATTGTGTTGTAAACGCCGGACCACTACCAATGTATGCTAACCCAGAAAGCTGATTTGCTTCCTCAACTTGTTCCTTAGTATCACAAGAAAGGCCGACAAATATCTGGTCGCCAACTTCAGTGATCACCTGACCTACCTTTTGATCCTTTTGACCGACGTGAATTCCGTCAGCCCCCACTCGCTTAGCCAACGCCACGTCATCATCCACAATAAACGGTACGTTGAAATCCTTACATAATTTCTTTAGAGTAACTGCCAGTTTGTACTTGGCTTCCCCTGTCAGTGAAGTCGGCCCCTTTTCCCGAAACTGAAACGCTGTAATTCCAGCGTTGAGAGCCTCAGTCAAAACAGAAACAATCGTCTGGTTTTCGTTTTTAATATCTTGAGTTCCACAAATAAAGTAAGCGCCTAGGTGCTTTGATTCAAATTTAATCGTCATCGTTTTCTCCCTCAATCTTTGCCCAATGATTCAGTGGACCATGTCCGTGACCCACTTGAATTCCGTCAGCAATGGTGGCTGAAACGTAGCGTTTACCGATTCGAATCGCATCTTCAACACTCTTACCCTTCGCCAATTCAGCAGTAATGCATGAAGACAGCGTATCTCCAGTTCCGTGAGTCCGGTTGGTGTCCACTCGGGGGCTTGTGACCCAGAAACTATTTCCGTCCTCAAGCAGGACAAAATCAGAAGACTTGCCTTCAGAAATATTGTGGCCACCCTTAACCAGTACGTTTTTAACCCCCATATCTTGAAGCTTTTGAGCAGCAGTTTTCATATCATCTTCTGACTTAATCTGCATCCCCGTTAATTCTTCTGCTTCAGGTAAATTAGGGGTCAAAATTGTTGCTAATGGTAGCAATTCTGTTTTTACCGTTTGGATTGCGTCCTCAGACAATAGTCGAGCGCCACCCTTGGCAATCATCACTGGATCCACTGTAAGTGGCCCTAAGTCATACTTCTTCAGGTTTTCAACAACCGCTTCGACCGTTGGCACATCTGCCAACATTCCGGTTTTAGCTGCCCGAATTTTCAAATCTTCTGCCACGGACTTGAACTGCTCATCAATCATCTTCTTGGGCATTGCCATAAAGTCAGCAACCCCCAGAGTATTCTGAGCAGTCACCGCAACCACGACCGCTGCTGAAAACACGTGTCGTTCCTGCATTGTTTTAATGTCTGCCATTACTCCAGCACCACCGCCACTATCTGTACCAGCAATTGTCAGAGTTTGAACTGTCCCGTTTACCATTTATCCGCTCTCCTTAATCAAACTGGGCGTGTTTTTCAACATCAGCCACTGAAATCAAGTGCAACTCATCAATCAACTGGGGACCAAATGAGCCCGCCAAAGGTTGATCCATCCGATTAGCCACTATTTCTCCGGCAACTGCAAAAACCGTTGCTGCAACTTGGGCCGCCTCAAAGTAGTCGTCTTCAATTGCCACAAACGTTCCGATTGTGCTTGAAAGCATATCGCCTGAACCAACATGTAGTTTGAACAAATCAGTGTTGTTATAAACGCGAACAACTGCGTCACCATTTGTAATAATGTCAGTTTTACCGCTCAGAACAACAACACAATCACGTTTTTTTGCAAGCGCCTTAGCAATTGCCTCTAAGTCAGCATCCCCTTCACCAGCATCGATTCCCTTAGCTTGCCATTCAACATCTGCTAATGCGGCAATTTCACCGGCGTTACCACGAATAACGGCCACATTAATGTTATCGAGCAATTCATTACATCTATCTAACCGATACTGAACCGCCCCAACGGCAACTGGGTCAATCACGATTGGCTTATTGTATTGGTTGGCATACTTAGTTACAGCCGCAATTTGATCTAACTGGCCTTCAGTAAACGCCCCTAGGTTGACCGTCAACGAATTAGAAATCTTGATCATTGCCTCAGCTTCATTTTTTTCTTCGGACATGATTGGAGATGCCCCAATGGCATTAATTCCATTTGCGACATCTTGAACAGTGACGAAATTAGAAATATTAAAAGCAATTGGATTTTGTTTCCGTAATTTACTTAGTAGATCAATTTTCATGACAACTCTCCTAAAAATAAAAATACCGTCACCCAGACACTTTTGCATGGATGACGGCTTTATCAGTCGAGTTGACACATTCCCTACGCAAGTGTTGGCTTACAGGTTCAAAGGGATCAAGTTGATAAAACTCGTCTCAGCTGCTACGGCAGCACCCCTAGTGTTTATAGGTTGATTTTACTTGGTTTCGGTCTCTGGGTCAATTTGATTTCGTTGTGCCTTTTCCTTATTGACCATTTTTTGAGCCATAGTTCTAACTTGATCCATCAAGGCATCAAACGCCTTGTCTGGAAGAATCTTTTGTAGTGCAATTGATGCCTTAGCACCAGTGCCACCTGCGTAACGAGCTTTAGGTTTTGCAGAAAATGCAGCTTGGTCAACCATTCTAGCAACTACCATTGGTTTAGATGCGTAACGATATGCTAATTCAAAGAAGTCGGCAACCTTGCGACTAGCTGCTGCGTATGCGCCATCACCAGAAACTTCATTCAGGCTCTTCATGGCAATCTTGCTCCAGTTGGACTCAATTGCACCTGGTTCAACGACAACAACATCAATCCCAAATTCTTTAAGTTCTTGACGAAGTGAATCGCTCATTCCCTCAATCGCATACTTAGAACCAACGTACCAGCTAGCCAAAGGCATTCCGGTCTTGCCAGCCATTGATGACATGTTGATGATGCGACCAGAACCTTGTTCTCTCATGATTGGCAACACTGCCTGAATCATTTTCATTGCCCCAAACACGTTGACTTTAAACTGGTATTCACCATCTTTAAGGTCGACATCTTCCAAGGAGCCAAACGAACCAAAGCCAGCATTGTTTACCAAAACATCGATATGCCCCGCATCATCATAAATAGTTTGCACTGCCTTGTCGATACTATCGTAATCAGCAACGTCCACAAATCCAGTCTTGATTCCTAAATCATCAAGTTCATTCATCTTTTCTACTCGGCGAGATAGAGTGTACACTTCCATACCGTTACGGTATAAATGTTTAGCGATTTCTTTACCAATCCCAGAAGAACCGCCCGTAACAACTGCCACTTTTTTAGTCATAAGTAAGGCCCCCTATTTATTGTTTAACACCTTAATCATACCATTAATTGAGTTTGAGACTGAAACATAGGTCTGGAAAATTATTGGCTTTCTTCCTAATTTGAATCAATTTTATTTGAAAAACTATGCTTGAGAGAATAGACTTTTAGTAAGTTAAATTAAGGAGGAACAAACATGTCATTAACTGATACTTACACTTTATATAACGGAGTGAAAATTCATCAAGTTGGTTTTGGTACTTGGCAATCAGCTGACGGTGATGAAGCCTACAAAGCTGTTAAGTGGGCTCTTGAAGCCGGCTACCGCCATATCGATACCGCTGCCGCATACGGTAACGAAGAAAGTGTTGGTAAAGCGATCAAAGACAGTGGAATTCCACGTGAAGAGCTCTTTATCACCACAAAACTATGGAATGAAGATCATGGGTACGAATCAACCAAAGAGGCCTTTGGCAAGTCCCTAGAAAAGCTTGGCCTCGACTACGTTGACCTTTACTTGATTCACTGGGCCAACCCAGTTAAGTTCCGTGACAACTGGAAAGAAGCAAATGCCGGTAGTTGGAAAGCATTTGAAGAATTCTACGAAAATGGCACCGCAAAGGCCATCGGAGTATCTAACTTCCGACCAAAACATTTAGATGCCCTATTGGAAACTGCTAAAGTTAAGCCAATGGTTAACCAAATGTTTATCAACCCTTCAGACATGCAACCAGGGGTTGTTGAATACAACAATGATCACGACATTTTGACAGAAGCGTACAGCCCACTTGGAACCGGTGCTATCTTCAAAATCCCAGAACTTAAGGAAATTGCTGACAAATATGGTAAGTCACCTGCCCAAGTTGTTTTACGCTGGTCACTGCAACATGGCTTCTTGCCACTACCAAAGTCAGTTCACGAGGAGTACATCAAAGCCAACACTGAGATTTTTGACTTTGAATTAAGCGAAGAAGACGTGAAGACAATTGATAGTTTCCACGGTAAGGCTGGGTTGGCAACGGATCCGGATACGACGGACTTCTAATCTAATATAGAAGCAACTAAATAATAAAGCTACACTAATTAAAAATAGCCAAATGTGCACTGGATAGAACACGTAGAAGAAATTCCGCATGCTCTTTCCCTTTTGGCCGTTGTACATCGACAAAATCACGATTGAGAATACCAACATCCATTCCGTGTTGGTGGTAAATGCATGACTTGGATCCATCAAAAAGATGGCTACAGCTACAGCCGAAATCCCAATCATTTGCCACGAACGCTTCTTCCTCAACAAGTACAGCAATGGGGCAACATATAGGAGTACGCCACCTTCTGCCATAGTTACACTTGGGAAGATAAACAGAACGCTAACTAATTTAGGAAGAGCTGCGAACAAACTCATCTGAACAACTGACCAAACGATTGGGATAAGGATAATCCCAATCCCCTTAGCTATTTGTACACCCGAGTGTTGCTTAATTCCATCCTCTATAAAGCTAATTCCATACATCGTGAAAACACCTAAAAACAGGGTTCCAAAGATATTATTTAATAATGCAAAATCACCGATACTAAAGAAATGCTGAACAATTGCTGTACCAATATTCATAATCCAGAATCCAATCAGCAAGCGCATCATGTATCGAAGTCGATCATGTGTATGGATAAATCCTTCCACACTAATAAACATAAAAATTACAGCAACCGGCCGACCAATCCAATCAACCCAACCAGGAACAACTGGTTCAAACATTTCGTGGACGTGATCAATAAACATCATAATAATTCCAATTACTTTGATGTCAAAGTTAGTTAAACCACGCCACTTTCTTTGTGCGGTTTCAATAATAAACTCCCCCTTTTTGCTTTTTGACCATTGTAATTATTGCGGATGTGACAACGGTTGTCCACAAGTTGCACACTAGCTTTAACAAAAGGTAATAAATTTAAAAAAGAGGTAACCAACAGATTCAAAAAAGAATAATACTCAGTTAAGAGATAGTTAAGAATTCAAAAATAGATAGTTAAATTTCAGGTGTTAATCTCTTAGCGTAGTCAAAAAGGTAATGCAATTTGAGGAGGAATTTATTATGAAGAACATGAAGAAATTATTAACAATCAGCGCAGTTTCACTTTCAGGATTAGTTGGTTTAGCAATCGCAGGTAACAACAATGTTGCTAAAGCTGCTCCATCATTTCCAACTTACAAGGGAATTGCCCACGACGCTTTGGATCCCATGGGTTCAGTAAACTATACATCTAATAAAGACTTCAACATCGCTGATGGCATGTCAGGTGCTGGTTACTATTCAGGAGGAACTAAGTACCTCGGTCCTAGGAACGGTAAGAGTGCTGCGGCAGCTATTTCAACAATTCAAGTAAAGGTTTCTGATAGTAAAAAAGGTAAGGTCTTTAAAATTAAGACCATTAAACCAAGCATGAGCACCATGAAACAGCCAGCAGTTGGCCCTCGTTTAGACACAGTTCCTAACCTGAGCTTCAATGGTTTAAGTAAGATGAAATTATCTAAGATGGCACAATCGGTTGGTTTAATGGGTTACTCAGTCAACAAAGGAATGAGCGCAGGCAAGATGGCCTTTGACGGTAACTCAATGGGAGCAATCAAAGTCAACGCCAAGCGGATGGACACTAACAAGGGATACCGCCTCTTCGCATCCCTTTCAGCACTGAAGAATGCCCAAGGCAAGACCCTTTCAAAGGCTAGACTAACAATCAATACTAAGAGTGCTAAAGGTGCCATGGGTTCAGTAGCTAAGCTATACTCAAGCACAGGCAAGGCTAATACATTATTAACTGCTAAAGCCGGTGCTAAGGGTGAAGCAATGGTCAAGCTTGGCAAAGGTGACGTTAAGTTATTAGTTGCTAAAGCTAAGAACGTCAAAGCTGGCACTTACCAAGCAAACTTGGTATTTACCCTTGCTAACAGTGCAAGCGCCTCAGCAAGCAAAGCTAACGCTAACGCAATGAGAACTCCAAGCGACTTGAGCTAAATTTTATGTAATTTAGATAAAGCGAAGCTATACTTAAATCACAAGTATGGGTTCGCTTTTTTTAGGAGGTGAGATGAATGAGCGCAACTATTTTACTAGTCGATGACGAACCATCAATTACCGATATCAATAGCAAGTATCTTGAACGAGCTGGATACAACGTTCATATTGCCGCCAACGGAATTGAAGCCTTGGAATGGCTAGATGATCATACCGCTGATTTAATCGCCACGGTGATTAACATCCTTCACCTTGTAACGAAGAGCGCCATTTGCTGACTTTGCGTAATCAATAACCTTAAACATTGGTCTGTTTACACGCTTATATTGCTTGTAGTAAGAAACTCTACTTGCGGTACTGAAAGTAGGTGTCTTGTACATATAAATTGGTCCAACTGAGTAAACAACTTGGCCAATAACTGGAGCATTTTCACCCGCGGTTGGAACTACCGTAGTCCCTGGTGTTGTACTTGGTTGGCTTGGTGCAGGCTTCTGTGGTTGAGTAACTGTGCCAGTTGCTTGAGTTGGTTTGGCTGGAGCTTGGGAAACGACGAGACGAACGGTTTTATCTTTGTATCCTTTGGCTTTCAAAGTTACATAATGGATACCTTGCTCGCTATAAGACTTACCCGTCATATCTTGCTTACCGTCCCAAATACTGATATTTTGATCACCAGCACCCGCCTTAAATACATCAGGAGTGACAGCAGTTCCAGTGTAGATTGAGGCGTCAGAAGCTGTCATGTCTTGGTCTACATATCTAAAGTAGAAGTCGTGTAAATTTGTATAATCATTGCCTTCACTATAACGAATAATGGCATCTGTGCCGTCTGGAACACTAGTTACCCCACTCTTAGGAGATAATTTTGCTATTTCATTATTAACAGAAAAATCAAAGTAATCGTTCGGTTCTTGTTGATAGGTAATGAATGCTCCACCTTGATCTACATTCTTAACCATCCTTACTTTAATTCCTTTAGTGAAACTATTCGTCGGAATCTTTACCGGATTATCTATAGAGTTTCCGTTGAAAGCAGTAAATGACTTGCCACCATCAATTGAATACTCAAAGTTTAAATCAGGATCAAAGAATTGAAAGTTTAGATTACCAACATGCTTATTGTTTACAAAGTAGTTCACAGTAAAAATATAATTAGCCTTTTTGAATGCTGGAGAATCAACAAGGGGATAAATAGGATTATTAGGAAGCAGCAGTGGTAAGGAAGTAAATGACTTACTACCCTCATCGATTGCAAGTGAACCTCCCTGATATCCTTTTCCAGATTCAGGAATTTGATTGATTGAAATCCGATTTCCATTGATGCCCTTAGTTGACATTCCTGGTAGTGGTACTTTAATTGCAGTATTTTTATCGTCTTTGCCAACAAGATGGATGATATCATTTTGCTGAGTTCCATTAATTAAATAATGAAATGAGACATCTGGCAATTTGTTATCATCTGTTTTATTTTCAGTGCCATCAGCCGCACTCGCCTTCATTCTCCCAAGCAAAATCGCTAAAACTGCGACAGAAATAAATAATAAAATCTTCTTATTAATTGCTCTTCATAAAATTCCTCCCTCAGTGGTTACATCACACTATTATAGTATCACGACTGTAACCAAAATGTAATGGGCATGTAAACGTTTACGGTAAGATAACGTCACATTTTCTTCACAAATATGTGTTATCGTACCCTCATACTGTTTTCGATTTTATATTAAGGAAGATTTAATGAATAACTACAATCAAAATTTTTACGAAGAGGATGACGTTCGCGTTGATCCTGGTCAGCAATTCAACATCAAAATCAAGCATCTCGGTATTAACGGAGAAGGAATCGGCTATTACCAACACAAACTAGTTTTTGTGCCTGGTGCCCTCCCAACCGAAACCGTGACCGTCGAGGTTCAAAATGACCTCAAGAATTTCATTCGGGCTAGTTTAGTTAAAGTACTAGAAACTAGTGCAGAACGGATCGACCCTGTTGATGAATACGCCAATAATGTTGGTGGTTTTGAACTAGAAAATCTATCATATGACGCTCAACTTAAATTTAAGCACGACATCATTGGTGAGACACTAGAGAAGTTCCAACCTGAAGGTTACAAGAAGTACAAACTTCTTCCTACAATTGGGATGGAAAATCCCGTTGGCTACCGTAATAAAGCCACATTCCAAATTCGTGAGCAAGACGGCAAAGTCGTTGCAGGTTTGTACAAATCACGAAGTCATGAAGTGGTTGACTTACAAACTTCAGCACTCCAACATCCATTGACTATGAAAATCATGCGGGCAATTGTCACGATGATTCAAGACTTAGGCATCCCCGTTTACAATGAGGAGCAAAACTCTGGAATCATCAAAACTGTCGTGGTTCGGGTAGCCGTTGCTACAAACGAGGCCCAAGTTACCTTCATTACCCAAAGTAAGAAGTTGCTGAAGAAACACCAGTTAATCGAACGGATTCACGAAGAACTTCCCGAAGTTGTCAGCATTGCTCAAAACGTAAACCCTGGCGAGACTTCCCTAGTATGGGGCGACGAGACCATGCTAATCGATGGCAAAAACACCATCACTGAGAAAATTGGTGACGTTCGTTTTGATTTATCCGTTAGAGCCTTCATGCAAGCTAACCCTTATATGATTCCAATTCTATACGACGAAGCCTTTAAGGCGCTTAATCTCCGTTCTAAAGACCGAGTAGTCGATGCTTACTCAGGAGTTGGTACTATTGGGTTAACAATTGCCAAAGACGTCCGTGAAGTTCGCGGAATGGATACCATTCCAGAAGCTGTCGAAGACGCCAACGTCAATGCCATCAAAAATGGAATCATGAACGCCACTTATGAAGTCGGCAAAGCCGAAGAGCTACTACCAGCTTGGTTAGATGAAGGCTTTAAGCTAGACGCAATCATCGTTGATCCACCCCGAACTGGGTTGGATGATGCTTTGATCGACACAATTTTGGACACCGAACCTAAAAAGTTTGTCTACATTTCATGTAACCCTTCAACGCTAGCTCGTGATTTAGTTAAATTAACTGAGAAGTACCGCGTTGAATACATTCAGTCAGTTGATTTGCTTCCACAGACCGCCAGAATTGAATGTGTTGTTAAATTTATTAAGAAGTAAAAGGAAGAGTGTAAATGCAAAATCCGTTTGGAAATGGAAATAACGATGATGATGATAAGAATCTGATTCCAATTCCCCCTAACTATGCAACAATCGTTAAGCCAGAGACTGGGGAGATTCGGATTGCTAAGGTGGGCTTTTCGTTTACGAGTTTCTTCTTTGACGTTTTGCCATCAATCTTTAGAGCAGATTGGTACAACTTACTATGTATGGTACTAGTCCAGATAATCGTATCCCTCGGGGTAGTAATGTGGTCACCAGTACCAGCAGTCCAACTTGAAACTGTTTTGAACTGGGCTTTTGGAATCCTCTGGGGATTTCTCTACAACATGATGTACTTTAAACACAAGTTTAATCAAGGTTATGTCCCTGCAGATGAACGTTCAAAAGAACTACTCATCGAAGCTAAATATCTCAATCCAAATAAATAATGCGATAAATTGCGTAACAGAAACAAAAAAGGTTTGTACCCCTACCGGAGTTACAAGCCTTTTCTTTTTTATGTGTTATGCCTGATTGTGTTATGCCTGATTGTGTTTTCCACGGTATCTTGAAGCTAATGTCAAATCATTCATTCAAGTACTACCCCACGCATACCGTTTGATTTAACTTATTTAATCGTCACACATGCCGAAATCCCCCGACCGGCTCATTTAGCTTTCATCCCCGATAACTAACTAATTAATCAGACACTTAAATCTACCATACCTATGAAATATCGCAACTTTTAGACTTACTATTAGTAATAAAATTGACTATCATTATTCCTAAATCGGAATGTTCGTCTTTAAGAACCCTTGATGTAACACAAAGGTTACATTTCTGCGTATTTACATATTCACTGAAAAAAGTAATAAAAAAATCATCGTTTTCATACCGAAAAACCCGCATATCGGGGATTTTGGTCCTGACACTTTCTTATTGCTTTCATAAAATATGCATAATTAAAGCATGAAAATTGTTAAACGCTTGACATTTCCAAATTAAGTAAAACGGTTAATCTACACTCAACAAACAAAAAAACGTCACAATCATTTTCATGAAAGCAACGTTTTATACTTATTCTTCATCAAACTTACTATATAAATCAGCAAAGTTTACAGTTCCCAAACCGGTAGCTTGGTTGTACAACTTACCTGGTTGACCCGTGTAGTA is from Lentilactobacillus curieae and encodes:
- the thiE gene encoding thiamine phosphate synthase, translating into MTIKFESKHLGAYFICGTQDIKNENQTIVSVLTEALNAGITAFQFREKGPTSLTGEAKYKLAVTLKKLCKDFNVPFIVDDDVALAKRVGADGIHVGQKDQKVGQVITEVGDQIFVGLSCDTKEQVEEANQLSGLAYIGSGPAFTTQSKADADPVIGPEEIAKLVKLSDYPVVAIGGITEDNVTELAGTGVAGVSVISVIAQSDNINRTVSELKTVKY
- the thiD gene encoding bifunctional hydroxymethylpyrimidine kinase/phosphomethylpyrimidine kinase; protein product: MVNGTVQTLTIAGTDSGGGAGVMADIKTMQERHVFSAAVVVAVTAQNTLGVADFMAMPKKMIDEQFKSVAEDLKIRAAKTGMLADVPTVEAVVENLKKYDLGPLTVDPVMIAKGGARLLSEDAIQTVKTELLPLATILTPNLPEAEELTGMQIKSEDDMKTAAQKLQDMGVKNVLVKGGHNISEGKSSDFVLLEDGNSFWVTSPRVDTNRTHGTGDTLSSCITAELAKGKSVEDAIRIGKRYVSATIADGIQVGHGHGPLNHWAKIEGENDDD
- the thiM gene encoding hydroxyethylthiazole kinase; the encoded protein is MKIDLLSKLRKQNPIAFNISNFVTVQDVANGINAIGASPIMSEEKNEAEAMIKISNSLTVNLGAFTEGQLDQIAAVTKYANQYNKPIVIDPVAVGAVQYRLDRCNELLDNINVAVIRGNAGEIAALADVEWQAKGIDAGEGDADLEAIAKALAKKRDCVVVLSGKTDIITNGDAVVRVYNNTDLFKLHVGSGDMLSSTIGTFVAIEDDYFEAAQVAATVFAVAGEIVANRMDQPLAGSFGPQLIDELHLISVADVEKHAQFD
- a CDS encoding oxidoreductase, with amino-acid sequence MTKKVAVVTGGSSGIGKEIAKHLYRNGMEVYTLSRRVEKMNELDDLGIKTGFVDVADYDSIDKAVQTIYDDAGHIDVLVNNAGFGSFGSLEDVDLKDGEYQFKVNVFGAMKMIQAVLPIMREQGSGRIINMSSMAGKTGMPLASWYVGSKYAIEGMSDSLRQELKEFGIDVVVVEPGAIESNWSKIAMKSLNEVSGDGAYAAASRKVADFFELAYRYASKPMVVARMVDQAAFSAKPKARYAGGTGAKASIALQKILPDKAFDALMDQVRTMAQKMVNKEKAQRNQIDPETETK
- a CDS encoding aldo/keto reductase, coding for MSLTDTYTLYNGVKIHQVGFGTWQSADGDEAYKAVKWALEAGYRHIDTAAAYGNEESVGKAIKDSGIPREELFITTKLWNEDHGYESTKEAFGKSLEKLGLDYVDLYLIHWANPVKFRDNWKEANAGSWKAFEEFYENGTAKAIGVSNFRPKHLDALLETAKVKPMVNQMFINPSDMQPGVVEYNNDHDILTEAYSPLGTGAIFKIPELKEIADKYGKSPAQVVLRWSLQHGFLPLPKSVHEEYIKANTEIFDFELSEEDVKTIDSFHGKAGLATDPDTTDF
- a CDS encoding conjugal transfer protein TraX; amino-acid sequence: MIETAQRKWRGLTNFDIKVIGIIMMFIDHVHEMFEPVVPGWVDWIGRPVAVIFMFISVEGFIHTHDRLRYMMRLLIGFWIMNIGTAIVQHFFSIGDFALLNNIFGTLFLGVFTMYGISFIEDGIKQHSGVQIAKGIGIILIPIVWSVVQMSLFAALPKLVSVLFIFPSVTMAEGGVLLYVAPLLYLLRKKRSWQMIGISAVAVAIFLMDPSHAFTTNTEWMLVFSIVILSMYNGQKGKSMRNFFYVFYPVHIWLFLISVALLFSCFYIRLEVRRIRIRCQPSLTVETINCLHVFFA
- a CDS encoding WxL domain-containing protein, encoding MKNMKKLLTISAVSLSGLVGLAIAGNNNVAKAAPSFPTYKGIAHDALDPMGSVNYTSNKDFNIADGMSGAGYYSGGTKYLGPRNGKSAAAAISTIQVKVSDSKKGKVFKIKTIKPSMSTMKQPAVGPRLDTVPNLSFNGLSKMKLSKMAQSVGLMGYSVNKGMSAGKMAFDGNSMGAIKVNAKRMDTNKGYRLFASLSALKNAQGKTLSKARLTINTKSAKGAMGSVAKLYSSTGKANTLLTAKAGAKGEAMVKLGKGDVKLLVAKAKNVKAGTYQANLVFTLANSASASASKANANAMRTPSDLS
- a CDS encoding response regulator, with the protein product MSATILLVDDEPSITDINSKYLERAGYNVHIAANGIEALEWLDDHTADLIATVINILHLVTKSAIC
- the rlmD gene encoding 23S rRNA (uracil(1939)-C(5))-methyltransferase RlmD; translated protein: MNNYNQNFYEEDDVRVDPGQQFNIKIKHLGINGEGIGYYQHKLVFVPGALPTETVTVEVQNDLKNFIRASLVKVLETSAERIDPVDEYANNVGGFELENLSYDAQLKFKHDIIGETLEKFQPEGYKKYKLLPTIGMENPVGYRNKATFQIREQDGKVVAGLYKSRSHEVVDLQTSALQHPLTMKIMRAIVTMIQDLGIPVYNEEQNSGIIKTVVVRVAVATNEAQVTFITQSKKLLKKHQLIERIHEELPEVVSIAQNVNPGETSLVWGDETMLIDGKNTITEKIGDVRFDLSVRAFMQANPYMIPILYDEAFKALNLRSKDRVVDAYSGVGTIGLTIAKDVREVRGMDTIPEAVEDANVNAIKNGIMNATYEVGKAEELLPAWLDEGFKLDAIIVDPPRTGLDDALIDTILDTEPKKFVYISCNPSTLARDLVKLTEKYRVEYIQSVDLLPQTARIECVVKFIKK